A genome region from Dromaius novaehollandiae isolate bDroNov1 chromosome 34, bDroNov1.hap1, whole genome shotgun sequence includes the following:
- the LOC112994007 gene encoding E3 SUMO-protein ligase ZBED1-like isoform X2, with translation MVFNTYNMAANLGPASRRKREKGTSHDGTSTSLYVDRRKSKVWNYYTKLGDAYVECNVCKKQLSFHNSTTTMREHLVRKHSIRDTLLSQLKDDQTSESDCAAQENVAKRSRQMTPENSLYHTASCSEPRTDMILELVLEMLFRDLHPLSMVKDKGFGLLVGYLEPSFTLPSPVQLSSMLWHRYNVVKQHLEHYLQTAQAIVVCVESWVSQLGQTYLTIMANFIDGEWRRARCVMETQQVHENKAEGNLGEKLYAVLSEFGLSNKSVFCVMHDSLQSRAANSQQLKNVYGWTSLCCAAHTLHLCIKAGLEVEQVQEALSTARGIVRYFQQDAKATCSLNSKLEAINKTKLKLVMDVGSRWITTIEMCESLLDLKWAIMSVLEEHPKGAAAVRNLADHQWKLLQDLVPVMRTIKIATSFLREEQNVSISSLMPCIHGIVTAIAQQSEEASSVIKTVVGNIRSELTQRWGISEDEKVLESPAVIASFLDPRFKEMRFLSPSLRSELHKRVKNMLSQVFNHQSPSATHFWMPNSDYKAEGGETASQLSAYKDRCSSTQSQSMYDILLGKDPTENMPEIHQQLENYIVEPLCKRSTNPLDWWRSNEHRFPAVARLSRQYLAVPATAVLPDQAFAASESTLEHRRAVLAPENLDQILFLHQNFDLLESMRSSNEARNRSLH, from the coding sequence ATGGTCTTCAACACATACAACATGGCAGCCAACCTCGGGCCAGCCtccaggaggaagagggagaaaggcacCAGCCACGACGGCACAAGCACCTCCCTCTACGTCGACCGCCGCAAGTCCAAGGTGTGGAATTACTACACGAAGCTCGGCGACGCCTACGTCGAGTGCAACGTCTGCAAGAAGCAGCTCTCCTTCCACAACAGCACCACCACGATGCGGGAGCACCTGGTGAGGAAGCACAGCATCCGCGACACGTTGCTGTCACAGCTCAAGGACGACCAGACTTCCGAGTCCGACTGCGCAGCTCAGGAAAACGTTGCGAAGCGGTCCAGGCAGATGACGCCAGAAAACAGCTTGTACCACACCGCGTCCTGCTCAGAACCGAGGACCGACATGATTCTGGAGCTGGTGCTCGAGATGCTATTCCGCGACCTGCACCCTCTTTCCATGGTAAAAGACAAAGGCTTTGGGCTCCTCGTCGGGTACTTGGAACCTAGTTTTACTCTCCCGTCGCCCGTGCAGCTCTCCAGCATGTTGTGGCACAGGTACAACGTGGTCAAGCAGCACCTAGAGCACTATCTGCAGACGGCTCAGGCCATCGTCGTCTGCGTGGAGTCCTGGGTTTCCCAGCTCGGTCAGACATACCTGACGATCATGGCTAACTTCATCGACGGGGAATGGCGCCGGGCAAGGTGCGTCATGGAAACGCAGCAAGTGCACGAAAACAAAGCCGAGGGCAATTTAGGAGAGAAGCTGTACGCTGTCCTGTCCGAATTTGGCCTGTCCAACAagtctgttttctgtgtaatgcacgacagcctgcagagcagagcgGCAAACTCGCAACAGCTGAAAAACGTGTACGGCTGGACCAGCCTGTGCTGCGCTGCTCACACCCTTCATCTCTGCATCAAAGCCGGGCTGGAAGTCGAGCAAGTGCAAGAGGCTCTGAGCACTGCTCGGGGCATCGTGAGGTATTTCCAGCAGGATGCAAAAGCCACCTGCTCTCTAAACAGCAAGCTAGAAGCCATCAATAAAACCAAGCTGAAACTGGTGATGGACGTGGGGTCTCGCTGGATAACGACGATTGAAATGTGCGAGAGTCTCCTGGACCTCAAGTGGGCCATCATGTCCGTCTTGGAGGAACACCCCAAAGGCGCCGCGGCTGTTCGGAACTTGGCCGACCACCAGTGGAAGCTCCTGCAGGACCTGGTTCCAGTCATGAGGACGATTAAGATCGCTACCTCGTTCCTGCGCGAGGAGCAGAACGTATCCATATCGTCTCTGATGCCGTGCATTCACGGGATCGTCACGGCCATCGCGCAGCAGTCGGAAGAGGCCAGCAGCGTCATCAAGACGGTCGTAGGCAACATAAGGTCAGAGCTGACACAGCGCTGGGGCATATCGGAGGATGAGAAAGTGCTGGAAAGCCCAGCAGTTATTGCCTCCTTCTTAGACCCACGTTTCAAAGAGATGAGGTTTTTGAGCCCCAGCCTGAGAAGTGAACTACATAAAAGAGTCAAAAATATGCTGTCGCAGGTTTTCAATCACCAGTCCCCATCTGCTACCCATTTTTGGATGCCAAACTCAGATTACAAAGCAGAGGGTGGAGAAACTGCTAGCCAGCTGTCTGCTTATAAGGACAGATGCTCAAGCACCCAGTCACAGAGCATGTACGACATCCTTCTGGGGAAGGACCCAACGGAGAACATGCCCGAGATCCACCAGCAATTGGAAAACTACATTGTAGAGCCCCTCTGCAAACGCAGCACCAACCCCCTGGACTGGTGGAGAAGCAACGAGCACCGCTTCCCGGCCGTGGCGAGGCTGAGCAGGCAGTACCTCGCCGTCCCCGCAACGGCGGTACTGCCCGACCAGGCTTTCGCCGCCAGCGAGAGCACCCTGGAGCATCGACGGGCAGTCCTGGCGCCCGAGAACCTGGACCAAATTCTGTTCCTGCACCAAAACTTCGATCTTTTAGAATCAATGAGAAGCAGTAACGAGGCTCGTAACAGAAGTCTGCACTAA
- the LOC112994007 gene encoding E3 SUMO-protein ligase ZBED1-like isoform X1: MADVNSKRVSQFLQKCVKPEDNGGDPQPKEEVTEEQSLPVIAQSYPQTVQEELSMVFNTYNMAANLGPASRRKREKGTSHDGTSTSLYVDRRKSKVWNYYTKLGDAYVECNVCKKQLSFHNSTTTMREHLVRKHSIRDTLLSQLKDDQTSESDCAAQENVAKRSRQMTPENSLYHTASCSEPRTDMILELVLEMLFRDLHPLSMVKDKGFGLLVGYLEPSFTLPSPVQLSSMLWHRYNVVKQHLEHYLQTAQAIVVCVESWVSQLGQTYLTIMANFIDGEWRRARCVMETQQVHENKAEGNLGEKLYAVLSEFGLSNKSVFCVMHDSLQSRAANSQQLKNVYGWTSLCCAAHTLHLCIKAGLEVEQVQEALSTARGIVRYFQQDAKATCSLNSKLEAINKTKLKLVMDVGSRWITTIEMCESLLDLKWAIMSVLEEHPKGAAAVRNLADHQWKLLQDLVPVMRTIKIATSFLREEQNVSISSLMPCIHGIVTAIAQQSEEASSVIKTVVGNIRSELTQRWGISEDEKVLESPAVIASFLDPRFKEMRFLSPSLRSELHKRVKNMLSQVFNHQSPSATHFWMPNSDYKAEGGETASQLSAYKDRCSSTQSQSMYDILLGKDPTENMPEIHQQLENYIVEPLCKRSTNPLDWWRSNEHRFPAVARLSRQYLAVPATAVLPDQAFAASESTLEHRRAVLAPENLDQILFLHQNFDLLESMRSSNEARNRSLH, translated from the exons ATGGCAGATGTAAACTCCAAGAGGGTATCTCAGTTCTTGCAGAAATGTGTTAAGCCGGAGGACAACGGAGGAGACCCTCAGCCGAAAGAGGAGGTAACAGAAGAACAGTCTCTTCCTGTCATCGCTCAGTCCTACCCTCAGACAGTACAAG AGGAATTATCAATGGTCTTCAACACATACAACATGGCAGCCAACCTCGGGCCAGCCtccaggaggaagagggagaaaggcacCAGCCACGACGGCACAAGCACCTCCCTCTACGTCGACCGCCGCAAGTCCAAGGTGTGGAATTACTACACGAAGCTCGGCGACGCCTACGTCGAGTGCAACGTCTGCAAGAAGCAGCTCTCCTTCCACAACAGCACCACCACGATGCGGGAGCACCTGGTGAGGAAGCACAGCATCCGCGACACGTTGCTGTCACAGCTCAAGGACGACCAGACTTCCGAGTCCGACTGCGCAGCTCAGGAAAACGTTGCGAAGCGGTCCAGGCAGATGACGCCAGAAAACAGCTTGTACCACACCGCGTCCTGCTCAGAACCGAGGACCGACATGATTCTGGAGCTGGTGCTCGAGATGCTATTCCGCGACCTGCACCCTCTTTCCATGGTAAAAGACAAAGGCTTTGGGCTCCTCGTCGGGTACTTGGAACCTAGTTTTACTCTCCCGTCGCCCGTGCAGCTCTCCAGCATGTTGTGGCACAGGTACAACGTGGTCAAGCAGCACCTAGAGCACTATCTGCAGACGGCTCAGGCCATCGTCGTCTGCGTGGAGTCCTGGGTTTCCCAGCTCGGTCAGACATACCTGACGATCATGGCTAACTTCATCGACGGGGAATGGCGCCGGGCAAGGTGCGTCATGGAAACGCAGCAAGTGCACGAAAACAAAGCCGAGGGCAATTTAGGAGAGAAGCTGTACGCTGTCCTGTCCGAATTTGGCCTGTCCAACAagtctgttttctgtgtaatgcacgacagcctgcagagcagagcgGCAAACTCGCAACAGCTGAAAAACGTGTACGGCTGGACCAGCCTGTGCTGCGCTGCTCACACCCTTCATCTCTGCATCAAAGCCGGGCTGGAAGTCGAGCAAGTGCAAGAGGCTCTGAGCACTGCTCGGGGCATCGTGAGGTATTTCCAGCAGGATGCAAAAGCCACCTGCTCTCTAAACAGCAAGCTAGAAGCCATCAATAAAACCAAGCTGAAACTGGTGATGGACGTGGGGTCTCGCTGGATAACGACGATTGAAATGTGCGAGAGTCTCCTGGACCTCAAGTGGGCCATCATGTCCGTCTTGGAGGAACACCCCAAAGGCGCCGCGGCTGTTCGGAACTTGGCCGACCACCAGTGGAAGCTCCTGCAGGACCTGGTTCCAGTCATGAGGACGATTAAGATCGCTACCTCGTTCCTGCGCGAGGAGCAGAACGTATCCATATCGTCTCTGATGCCGTGCATTCACGGGATCGTCACGGCCATCGCGCAGCAGTCGGAAGAGGCCAGCAGCGTCATCAAGACGGTCGTAGGCAACATAAGGTCAGAGCTGACACAGCGCTGGGGCATATCGGAGGATGAGAAAGTGCTGGAAAGCCCAGCAGTTATTGCCTCCTTCTTAGACCCACGTTTCAAAGAGATGAGGTTTTTGAGCCCCAGCCTGAGAAGTGAACTACATAAAAGAGTCAAAAATATGCTGTCGCAGGTTTTCAATCACCAGTCCCCATCTGCTACCCATTTTTGGATGCCAAACTCAGATTACAAAGCAGAGGGTGGAGAAACTGCTAGCCAGCTGTCTGCTTATAAGGACAGATGCTCAAGCACCCAGTCACAGAGCATGTACGACATCCTTCTGGGGAAGGACCCAACGGAGAACATGCCCGAGATCCACCAGCAATTGGAAAACTACATTGTAGAGCCCCTCTGCAAACGCAGCACCAACCCCCTGGACTGGTGGAGAAGCAACGAGCACCGCTTCCCGGCCGTGGCGAGGCTGAGCAGGCAGTACCTCGCCGTCCCCGCAACGGCGGTACTGCCCGACCAGGCTTTCGCCGCCAGCGAGAGCACCCTGGAGCATCGACGGGCAGTCCTGGCGCCCGAGAACCTGGACCAAATTCTGTTCCTGCACCAAAACTTCGATCTTTTAGAATCAATGAGAAGCAGTAACGAGGCTCGTAACAGAAGTCTGCACTAA
- the KPTN gene encoding KICSTOR complex protein kaptin has protein sequence MAGRCPLVEDSFTRLASQSNVYGLAALAGGAGPGGLLAATLKGKVLYFRYQDLRQRLRPVARELQFTYIPVDAEIVSIDSFQKSPPKRGLVVGITFIKDSGDKASPFLNIYCDYEPGSEYDLDSIAQSCLNLELQFTPFQLHHAEVCVGDKPETVFLLSGNDPGIHLYKENEGLHQFEEQPVQNLFPELQELPSNVLWLDVCNIPGSSQRITAFGCQSGYIRVAQVDQASRVVLQSWSIQQDGPVSKVLVFTLPSACPPGPPGTDAADNGEAGAPQGYSVLVTSTIELSVVYRDVLTRGLGDQLTLPGSDQYDSVLCALVTDVDFDGAREILLGTYGQELLCYKYRSPEAPGAAGPRGGEFQLLWKRSFPSPLLSMQYADLTSDGLCELAVVCLKGLHVLQHSLVQAAQCVLERLRGEAARRAQRGLGPPDGAATAE, from the exons atGGCGGGGCGCTGCCCGCTGGTGGAGGACAGCTTCACGCGTCTCGCCTCGCAGAGCAACGTGTACGGGCTGGCGGCgctggcgggcggcgcgggccccgGCGGGCTGCTGGCCGCCACGCTCAAGGGGAAGGTGCTCTACTTCCGCTACCAAGACCTGCGCCAGCGCCTGCGGCCCGTCGCCCGCGAGCTGCAGTTCACCTACATCCCGG TCGACGCCGAGATCGTCTCCATCGACTCCTTCCAGAAGTCGCCCCCGAAACGCGGCCTCGTGGTGGGAATCACCTTCATCAAG GACTCCGGCGACAAGGCCAGCCCCTTCCTCAACATCTACTGCGACTACGAGCCGGGCTCCGAGTACGACCTGGACTCCATTGCGC AAAGCTGCTTGAACCTGGAGCTGCAGTTCACGCCCTTCCAGCTGCACCACGCCGA GGTCTGCGTCGGCGACAAGCCGGAGACCGTCTTCCTGCTGAGCGGCAACGACCCCGGCATCCACCTGTACAAGGAG AATGAAGGTCTGCACCAGTTTGAGGAACAGCCGGTCCAGAACCTCTTTCCCGAGCTCCAGGAGCTGCCGAGCAA CGTGCTGTGGCTGGACGTCTGCAACATCCCCGGCTCGAGCCAGCGCATCACCGCCTTCGGCTGCCAGAGCGGCTACATCCGCGTCGCCCAGGTGGACCAGGCCAGCCGAG tggtgctgcagagctggagcatCCAGCAGGACGGCCCCGTTTCCAAGGTGCTGGTGTTCACGCTGCCGTCGGCCTGTCCTccggggccgccgggcaccgACGCAGCCGACAACG GCGAAGCCGGCGCCCCGCAGGGCTACAGCGTCCTCGTCACCAGCACCATCGAGCTCTCCGTGGTGTACAG GGACGTGCTGAcgaggggcctgggggaccagctGACCTTGCCGGGCAGCGACCAGTACGACAGCGTGCTCTGCGCCCTGGTGACCGACGTGGACTTCGACGGCGCCCGGGAGATCCTGCTGGGCACCTACGGGCAG gagctgctctgctacaagTACCGGAGCCCCGaggctcccggcgccgcgggcccgcGGGGCGGCGAGTTCCAGCTGCTCTGGAAGCGGAGCTTCCCCAGCCCGCTGCTCTCCATGCAGTACGCGGACCTGACCTCGGACGGGCTCTGCGAGCTGGCCGTGGTGTGCCTCAAGGGGCTGCACGTCCTCCAG CACAGCCTGGTGCAGGCGGCGCAGTGCGTCCTGGAGAGGCTCCGCGGGGAAGCGGCGCGCAGAGCCCAGCGCGGCCTCGGCCCCCCCGACGGGGCCGCGACGGCGGAGTga
- the NAPA gene encoding alpha-soluble NSF attachment protein, producing the protein MDQAGKEKEALQLLAEADKKVRGSQSFFAGLFGGSSRIEEACDIYTRAANMFKMAKNWSAAGNAFCQAAQLHLQLQSKHDAATNFVDAGNAFKKADPQEAINCLIRAIEIYTDMGRFTIAAKHHISIAEIYETELVDIEKAIAHYEQAADYYKGEESNSSANKCLLKVATYAAQLEQYQKAVEIYEQVGTSAMDSPLLKYSAKEYFFKAALCHFCIDMLNAKLAVQKYEEMFPAFTDSRECKLVKKLLDAHEEQNIDGYTDAVKEYDSISRLDQWLTTMLLRIKKTIQGEEEDLR; encoded by the exons ATGGACCAGGCCGGGAAGGAGAAGGAGGCGCTGCAGCTGCTGGCCGAGGCCGACAAGAAGGTGCGCGGCTCCCAGTCCTTCTTCGCCGGGCTCTTCGG GGGCTCCTCCAGGATAGAGGAAGCATGCGACATCTACACGCGGGCGGCAAACATGTTCAAAATGGCCAAAAACTGGAGCG CCGCAGGGAATGCCTTCTGCCAGGCGGCGCAGCTCCACCTCCAACTGCAGAGCAAGCACGACGCGGCCACCAACTTCGTGGACGCGGGCAACGCCTTCAAGAAAGCCGACCCGCAAG AGGCCATTAACTGTCTGATCAGAGCTATCGAGATCTACACGGACATG GGTCGGTTCACCATAGCCGCGAAACACCACATATCGATAGCGGAAATCTATGAGACGGAGCTGGTGGATATCGAAAAG GCGATAGCCCACTACGAGCAGGCTGCAGATTACTACAAGGGGGAAGAGTCCAACAG CTCTGCTAACAAGTGCTTGCTGAAAGTGGCCACTTACGCGGCTCAGCTGGAGCAGTACCAGAAAGCCGTGGAGATCTACGAGCAG GTGGGCACCAGCGCCATGGACAGTCCCCTGCTGAAGTACAGCGCCAAGGAGTACTTCTTCAAGGCGGCCCTCTGCCACTTCTGTATCGACATGCTCAACGCAAAG CTGGCTGTGCAGAAATACGAAGAGATGTTCCCGGCTTTCACGGATTCCAGGGAGTGCAAGTTGGTCAAA AAACTGCTGGACGCTCACGAGGAACAGAACATAGACGGCTACACTGATGCA GTAAAGGAATACGATTCCATCTCTCGGCTGGACCAGTGGCTCACCACCATGCTGCTCCGCATCAAGAAAACCATCCAGGGCGAAGAGGAGGACTTGCGTTAA